A single region of the Xylanibacillus composti genome encodes:
- the proC gene encoding pyrroline-5-carboxylate reductase: MGDSVQGNICFIGSGSMAEAILRGMLERQIVEPGQITVTNRQNRVRLEQLQSQYGVNAAFDAEHREQAVKEASLLLLAVKPKDAEAALASIRHCMHQEQLLVSVLAGVSIASLQRFAGMELPVIRTMPNTSSTIGLGATGISLSPSVTASQKAQSLAVFNAIGIVKIVEEDQLHLVTALSGSGPAYIYLMMEAMMEAAVSSGMEEATAKELTVQTFLGAAQMVERTGEEPAVLREKVTSPGGTTFAALEQFRKLGFKEMVKQAMDSAAARSREMGAAMESAKGGSA, translated from the coding sequence TTGGGTGATTCAGTTCAAGGAAACATCTGCTTTATCGGCTCAGGCTCCATGGCAGAGGCCATACTTCGCGGCATGCTGGAACGCCAAATCGTGGAGCCGGGGCAAATTACGGTGACCAACAGGCAAAATCGCGTGCGCCTGGAGCAGCTCCAGAGCCAATACGGTGTCAATGCTGCTTTCGACGCCGAGCATCGGGAACAAGCGGTAAAGGAAGCTTCTCTGCTGCTGTTGGCCGTTAAGCCGAAAGATGCGGAAGCTGCGCTTGCCAGCATACGCCACTGCATGCATCAGGAACAGCTGCTTGTCAGCGTGCTTGCAGGCGTATCGATTGCCTCGCTTCAGCGGTTTGCCGGCATGGAGCTTCCCGTCATCCGGACGATGCCGAATACTTCAAGCACCATTGGACTCGGTGCCACGGGCATCAGCCTTTCACCTTCCGTCACAGCTAGTCAGAAAGCCCAGTCTTTGGCGGTATTTAACGCGATCGGCATCGTCAAGATTGTAGAGGAAGACCAGCTGCATCTGGTTACCGCCTTGTCGGGAAGCGGCCCCGCCTATATTTACTTGATGATGGAGGCCATGATGGAGGCAGCCGTTTCCTCGGGCATGGAGGAAGCGACCGCAAAGGAACTCACTGTCCAGACGTTTTTGGGGGCGGCCCAGATGGTCGAACGAACTGGCGAAGAACCCGCCGTCCTGCGAGAAAAGGTCACATCGCCGGGCGGTACCACCTTTGCCGCCCTGGAGCAATTTCGCAAACTGGGATTCAAGGAAATGGTGAAACAAGCAATGGACAGCGCTGCCGCGCGATCCAGGGAAATGGGCGCAGCCATGGAATCCGCAAAAGGAGGATCAGCATGA
- a CDS encoding pyridoxal phosphate-dependent aminotransferase, which translates to MLSSASHTRFAPADRMKALPTQFFASLVGKVGRMQAQGHDLINLGQGNPDQPTPPHIVAALQEAAAKPQYHKYPPFSGYPFLKEAAAARYKADYGVELDPETEVAILFGGKVGLVEISQCLLNPGDVCLVPDPGYPDYWSGIALAGARMVMMPLAGDHDFLPDYESLPADETARAKLMYINYPNNPTGSTADAKFYEETVRFAERHRIAVVSDFAYGAIGFDEEKPRSFLQTPGAKNVGIEIYTLSKTYNMAGWRVGFAVGNAELIRLINLIQDHYYCSLFGGIQEAAALALTGPQDCVGDLVHIYKQRRNALYSELERIGWQAKKPSGSFFCWLPVPQGMDSAGFADLLLEQAHVVVAPGIGFGPHGEGYVRMGLLASEERLREAAQRIGRLNLF; encoded by the coding sequence ATGCTTTCATCTGCTTCCCATACACGGTTCGCGCCGGCTGACCGCATGAAGGCGCTGCCGACCCAATTTTTCGCCTCGCTCGTCGGGAAGGTCGGTCGCATGCAGGCACAAGGCCACGATCTCATCAACCTCGGTCAAGGGAATCCGGATCAGCCCACGCCGCCCCATATCGTGGCAGCCTTGCAGGAGGCAGCAGCCAAGCCGCAATATCACAAGTATCCGCCCTTCAGCGGCTATCCCTTCTTGAAAGAGGCTGCCGCGGCTCGTTACAAAGCCGATTACGGTGTAGAGCTCGATCCCGAGACCGAGGTCGCCATCCTGTTCGGCGGCAAGGTGGGCTTGGTAGAAATTAGCCAATGCCTGCTCAATCCCGGCGATGTGTGCCTTGTTCCTGACCCGGGTTATCCCGACTATTGGTCCGGCATAGCGCTTGCAGGCGCCCGCATGGTCATGATGCCGCTCGCTGGCGACCATGACTTCCTGCCGGATTACGAATCGCTGCCTGCCGATGAGACGGCTCGCGCGAAGCTTATGTATATCAATTATCCGAACAATCCGACTGGATCTACTGCGGACGCTAAGTTTTACGAAGAAACGGTTCGATTCGCAGAACGGCATCGTATCGCCGTCGTCAGTGACTTCGCGTACGGCGCTATCGGCTTTGACGAAGAGAAGCCGCGGAGCTTTCTGCAAACTCCCGGCGCCAAGAATGTAGGCATCGAGATCTACACGCTGTCCAAAACTTATAACATGGCAGGCTGGCGGGTAGGTTTTGCCGTCGGCAATGCAGAGCTCATTCGCCTGATCAATTTGATCCAGGATCATTATTACTGCAGTTTGTTCGGCGGCATCCAAGAAGCGGCAGCGCTTGCCCTGACAGGGCCGCAGGATTGTGTGGGGGATCTCGTCCATATTTACAAGCAGCGACGCAACGCGCTCTATAGCGAGCTGGAGCGGATTGGCTGGCAGGCGAAAAAGCCCTCGGGATCGTTCTTTTGCTGGCTTCCAGTGCCGCAGGGAATGGATTCGGCAGGCTTCGCCGATCTCCTGTTGGAGCAGGCCCATGTTGTAGTCGCACCGGGCATCGGCTTCGGCCCGCACGGAGAAGGGTATGTCAGGATGGGCTTGCTTGCCTCTGAGGAACGACTGCGCGAAGCGGCGCAACGCATCGGAAGACTGAACCTGTTCTAA
- the leuC gene encoding 3-isopropylmalate dehydratase large subunit, translated as MAGKKTLYEKIWEQHVIHEESGKPSVIYIDLHLVHEVTSPQAFEGLRLAGRKVRRPDLTFATMDHNVPTQDRFNITDPISKQQIETLEQNCRDFGVKCFDLNSVDQGVVHVMGPELGLTHPGKTIVCGDSHTSTHGAFGALAFGIGTSEVEHVLATQCLQQGKSKTMEVRINGKLKPGLTAKDIILGVIAKYGTDFATGYVIEYTGEAIRNLSMEERMTVCNMSIEAGARAGLIAPDETTFAYLKGREYCPQGEAWDKAVARWKELRTDEGAEYDTVVEFDADSLVPQVTWGTSPGMGTDITSVVPTPSDFPTENQRKAAEKALEYMGLAPGTKMSEIKIDRVFIGSCTNGRIEDLRAAAAVARGYKVAEGVQAMVVPGSGRVKIQAEKEGLDKIFIEAGFEWRDAGCSMCLAMNPDFLLPGERCASTSNRNFEGRQGRDGRTHLVSPAMAAAAAIKGHFTDVRDWEFKQDAMTV; from the coding sequence ATGGCTGGCAAAAAAACGTTGTACGAGAAAATTTGGGAGCAGCACGTCATTCATGAAGAATCCGGCAAGCCGAGTGTAATCTACATCGATTTGCATTTGGTTCACGAAGTGACAAGCCCGCAAGCGTTCGAAGGGCTTCGTTTGGCGGGACGCAAGGTGCGTCGTCCGGATCTTACCTTTGCTACAATGGATCACAATGTTCCGACGCAAGACCGCTTCAACATTACAGACCCGATCTCCAAGCAGCAAATTGAGACATTGGAACAGAACTGCCGCGACTTCGGTGTAAAATGCTTCGATTTGAACAGTGTGGATCAGGGGGTCGTACACGTAATGGGTCCTGAGCTGGGGTTGACGCATCCTGGCAAAACGATCGTATGCGGGGACAGCCACACTTCCACTCATGGCGCTTTCGGTGCGCTGGCGTTCGGGATCGGAACAAGCGAAGTGGAGCATGTACTGGCAACGCAGTGCTTGCAGCAAGGCAAGTCCAAGACGATGGAAGTTAGAATCAATGGAAAGCTGAAGCCTGGACTGACCGCGAAGGATATTATTCTCGGCGTTATTGCGAAGTATGGCACCGATTTTGCAACGGGATATGTGATCGAGTATACGGGTGAAGCGATCCGCAACCTGTCCATGGAAGAGCGCATGACCGTCTGCAACATGTCGATTGAAGCAGGCGCTCGCGCCGGCTTGATCGCCCCGGACGAAACAACGTTCGCTTATCTGAAAGGCCGTGAATACTGCCCGCAAGGAGAAGCATGGGACAAAGCGGTTGCCCGCTGGAAGGAGCTTCGCACAGATGAAGGCGCTGAATACGACACGGTTGTGGAGTTCGACGCAGACAGCCTTGTGCCGCAGGTAACTTGGGGAACAAGTCCGGGCATGGGTACGGATATTACATCCGTTGTGCCGACCCCGTCTGATTTTCCGACCGAGAACCAGCGCAAAGCTGCTGAAAAAGCGCTGGAATACATGGGCCTTGCGCCGGGAACGAAAATGTCCGAGATTAAGATCGACCGCGTATTCATCGGCTCCTGCACGAACGGTCGAATTGAAGACCTTCGCGCCGCAGCGGCGGTAGCCAGAGGCTACAAAGTCGCGGAAGGCGTCCAGGCGATGGTCGTACCTGGTTCGGGACGCGTCAAGATCCAGGCAGAGAAGGAAGGGCTTGACAAGATCTTTATCGAAGCCGGGTTTGAATGGCGCGACGCAGGATGCTCCATGTGCTTGGCCATGAATCCGGACTTCCTGTTGCCGGGAGAGCGCTGCGCCTCTACGTCCAACCGCAACTTTGAAGGACGCCAGGGACGTGATGGACGGACTCATCTCGTATCTCCTGCAATGGCGGCCGCAGCTGCCATTAAAGGTCATTTCACTGATGTGCGCGATTGGGAATTCAAGCAAGATGCTATGACTGTTTAA
- the leuD gene encoding 3-isopropylmalate dehydratase small subunit produces the protein MEAFVQHTGKVAPVDRVNVDTDAIIPKQFLKRIERTGFGQYLFYEWRFFQNGDVNPDFSLNQERYQGASVLISRANFGCGSSREHAPWAILDYGFKVVIAPSFADIFYNNCFKNGILPIKLSEEQVEELFQRTEKHEGYQLSVDLEAKKITDAHGLDLAFELDEHRRQFLLQGLDDIGLTLQLGDKITAYEQQHQARLAHQA, from the coding sequence ATGGAAGCATTTGTTCAGCATACCGGCAAGGTAGCTCCTGTTGACCGGGTCAACGTGGACACTGACGCCATTATCCCCAAGCAGTTTTTGAAGCGGATTGAACGGACAGGATTTGGTCAATATTTATTCTATGAATGGAGATTTTTTCAGAACGGTGATGTCAATCCGGATTTCTCCTTGAATCAAGAGCGCTACCAAGGCGCATCTGTTCTGATCTCCCGCGCGAACTTTGGCTGCGGGTCCTCACGCGAGCATGCGCCGTGGGCGATACTCGACTACGGCTTCAAAGTGGTCATCGCACCGTCCTTCGCAGATATTTTCTATAATAACTGCTTCAAGAACGGCATTCTGCCAATTAAGCTGAGCGAGGAGCAGGTTGAGGAGCTCTTCCAGCGGACTGAGAAGCATGAAGGCTACCAGCTCAGCGTAGATTTGGAAGCGAAGAAAATTACGGATGCGCACGGACTCGACCTTGCGTTCGAGCTGGATGAGCATCGCCGCCAGTTCTTGCTGCAGGGGCTCGATGATATCGGTTTAACGCTGCAGCTGGGAGATAAGATTACCGCCTATGAACAGCAACACCAAGCACGCCTGGCACATCAGGCTTAA
- a CDS encoding LysR family transcriptional regulator translates to MEFRQLRYAVQIAAEKNFSRAAESLHIAQPSLSQQLSKLEAEIGTLLFRRSTNSVELTHAGEIFIDRAQKILDMADQLKQEMEDISQMKKGKLVVGSLPITGSHVLPLVLPVFRQRFPEIDIVLTEDSSANLEVLTHQGKTDISLLSLPIQDSALQFVPLIEEEICLAVSPEHPLAAMPRESKASIASLKDEPFIVLKKGQGFRQIALDLCATAGFVPKVVFESSNIETVQSLVAAGMGIAFVPQMVARTKWNPFVPVYLTLEDRPTRTLGIAYRKGRYLSKASEAFIASMREVLQNEKIGVGYLDTSTPS, encoded by the coding sequence ATGGAGTTTCGTCAATTGCGCTATGCTGTACAAATCGCCGCGGAAAAAAACTTCTCCCGCGCCGCCGAATCGCTGCACATCGCCCAGCCTTCGCTAAGCCAGCAGTTGTCCAAGCTGGAAGCGGAAATCGGCACCTTGCTGTTTCGCCGAAGCACGAACTCGGTCGAGCTCACGCATGCGGGAGAAATTTTTATTGACCGGGCGCAAAAAATACTGGACATGGCAGATCAACTCAAGCAAGAGATGGAAGACATCTCTCAGATGAAAAAAGGAAAGCTCGTAGTCGGCAGCTTGCCGATAACCGGCTCTCATGTGCTCCCCCTCGTTCTGCCGGTTTTCCGTCAGCGCTTTCCCGAGATCGACATCGTATTGACTGAGGACTCGTCCGCCAATCTGGAAGTGCTCACGCATCAGGGCAAAACAGATATCAGCCTGCTTTCGCTGCCAATTCAGGACTCTGCTTTGCAATTTGTGCCGCTGATAGAGGAGGAGATTTGTCTGGCTGTCAGCCCGGAGCATCCGCTTGCCGCAATGCCCCGGGAATCGAAAGCTTCCATTGCATCGTTGAAGGACGAGCCCTTTATTGTCTTGAAGAAAGGCCAAGGTTTCAGACAAATTGCGTTAGACCTGTGCGCAACTGCCGGCTTCGTGCCGAAGGTCGTCTTTGAAAGCAGCAATATAGAAACCGTACAATCGCTCGTAGCAGCCGGCATGGGCATAGCCTTCGTCCCGCAGATGGTCGCAAGAACGAAGTGGAATCCGTTCGTTCCCGTCTACTTGACGCTGGAAGATCGGCCCACTCGAACATTAGGCATTGCCTATCGCAAAGGACGGTACTTGTCCAAGGCTTCTGAGGCGTTTATTGCCTCCATGCGGGAGGTGCTGCAGAATGAAAAGATTGGAGTCGGCTATTTGGATACGAGCACACCGTCCTGA
- a CDS encoding carbon-nitrogen family hydrolase, which yields MSEQLRIALVQMDIAIGEPDVNADKAIQLMEEAVRSADKPDVIVLPEMWNTGYALERIHELGDEGGTRTRNIISAFCRKHAVNVVAGSVAELKDGQAFNTSYVFNREGQVLVDYSKIHLFRLMDEEKHLAEGTKPGRFAIEGQDAGVMICYDIRFPELARKLALDGVKLLFVPAEWPNPRLHHWRTLLQARAIENQMYIVACNRVGTSGDTDFFGHSMIVDPWGEIVVEGGEEEAILQADIDLNLVNEVRGRIPVFEDRRPSLYG from the coding sequence ATGAGCGAGCAGCTTCGCATTGCATTAGTGCAGATGGATATAGCCATCGGCGAGCCGGATGTGAATGCCGACAAGGCTATTCAATTGATGGAGGAGGCGGTCCGATCGGCTGACAAGCCGGACGTTATCGTGCTGCCGGAAATGTGGAATACCGGCTACGCGCTGGAACGGATTCACGAGCTGGGCGATGAAGGAGGGACGCGGACGCGGAACATCATTTCCGCTTTTTGCCGCAAGCATGCGGTGAATGTGGTGGCAGGGTCCGTAGCCGAATTAAAGGATGGGCAAGCCTTTAATACCAGTTATGTGTTTAACCGGGAAGGGCAGGTTCTCGTGGACTATTCCAAGATCCACTTGTTCCGGTTGATGGATGAGGAGAAGCATCTGGCAGAAGGGACCAAGCCGGGGAGGTTTGCTATCGAGGGGCAAGATGCCGGCGTTATGATATGCTATGATATTCGATTCCCCGAATTGGCGCGAAAGCTCGCGCTGGACGGCGTCAAGCTGTTGTTCGTCCCCGCAGAATGGCCGAATCCTCGCCTGCATCATTGGCGCACGCTGCTGCAAGCAAGAGCTATTGAAAACCAGATGTACATCGTTGCCTGCAACCGTGTCGGCACAAGCGGGGATACCGACTTCTTCGGCCATTCCATGATCGTGGATCCGTGGGGAGAAATCGTGGTGGAAGGCGGCGAGGAGGAAGCGATTCTGCAAGCGGATATTGACCTCAATCTGGTGAATGAGGTTCGCGGCCGAATTCCGGTGTTTGAGGACCGCCGCCCATCGTTATACGGCTGA
- the proB gene encoding glutamate 5-kinase: MSKVEAEQQRIVVKIGSSSLTNSEGGLNLERLEYYATEIASLQKSGYQMLLVTSGAVAAGFKAIGFDERPRALYEKQASAAVGQALLMRAYQESFARHGIVAAQILLTRADFSERQRVNNALMTIEELLKRGVIPVVNENDTVSVDEIKLKFGDNDKLSALAANLVKACKLLILTDTDGLYTADPRLDTAARRIERVDQINDSIFDIAGGAGTSVGTGGMRSKIEAARIATRGGIPVFVGKAAHPGDLAAACAGHGKGTYFDTALHSLPIKKQWVGFHSIPEGCIHIDQGAATAMLHQGRSLLPAGVTEVNGDFHPGDVVEVADPTGAIIGRGVVNYEAWQLRAAAGFNSDEVKRRVDVHRIEVIHRDEWIGLQP; the protein is encoded by the coding sequence GTGAGCAAGGTGGAAGCAGAACAACAACGCATTGTCGTCAAGATTGGCAGCAGCTCCTTGACCAATTCAGAAGGCGGATTAAACCTGGAGCGCCTCGAATATTATGCGACAGAAATAGCCTCGCTGCAGAAGAGCGGCTATCAGATGCTGCTCGTTACCTCTGGAGCAGTCGCTGCCGGATTCAAGGCCATCGGATTCGATGAGCGGCCCCGCGCCCTGTATGAAAAGCAAGCCTCTGCGGCAGTGGGCCAGGCGTTGCTGATGCGTGCTTATCAGGAGAGCTTTGCACGGCACGGCATCGTTGCGGCGCAAATATTGCTAACCCGGGCTGACTTCTCTGAACGCCAGCGTGTCAACAACGCGCTGATGACCATTGAGGAGCTGTTGAAGCGCGGTGTTATACCGGTCGTGAATGAGAATGACACCGTATCGGTAGATGAAATCAAGCTGAAGTTCGGCGACAATGACAAATTGAGCGCGCTGGCCGCGAACTTGGTCAAAGCCTGCAAGCTGTTGATTCTCACAGATACAGATGGCTTGTACACGGCCGATCCGCGCTTGGACACGGCAGCACGACGCATCGAACGCGTCGATCAGATCAATGACTCGATCTTCGATATTGCAGGCGGCGCAGGCACCTCTGTCGGCACTGGCGGCATGCGTTCCAAGATCGAGGCGGCGCGCATTGCAACGCGAGGCGGCATTCCCGTATTTGTCGGCAAGGCTGCTCATCCCGGCGATCTGGCAGCCGCATGTGCCGGCCATGGCAAAGGAACTTACTTTGACACGGCGCTGCACTCGCTGCCGATCAAGAAGCAATGGGTCGGCTTCCATTCCATCCCGGAAGGCTGCATCCATATCGATCAGGGTGCCGCGACAGCCATGCTCCACCAGGGACGAAGCCTGCTCCCTGCCGGAGTGACCGAGGTGAACGGGGATTTCCACCCGGGCGACGTGGTGGAGGTCGCCGACCCCACTGGCGCAATTATTGGCCGGGGGGTTGTCAATTATGAAGCCTGGCAGCTGCGGGCCGCAGCCGGTTTCAATTCCGATGAGGTCAAGCGGCGGGTCGATGTTCACCGTATTGAAGTCATTCACCGCGATGAATGGATCGGACTTCAGCCGTAG
- a CDS encoding glutamate-5-semialdehyde dehydrogenase, whose product MSEVIAKAKMAKEASFALGVLSTEQKNQALLQMADHLITRQAEIIEANAEDLERGRQTGLSVSLLDRLALNESRIEAMAEGLRQIVELPDPVGETLQTMTRPNGLRIRHLRVPIGLIGIIYEARPNVTVDAAGLCLKTGNAVVLRGGSAALSSNRKIIDILHDALDASAIPKDALQIVEDASRSSVDEMLKLNGIIDTIIPRGGASLIQNVVQNATVPVIETGAGICHTYLDAEAEPAMASDIAFNAKVQRPSVCNAMETLLVHESFAAAHLPDIAQRMKEANVELRGDKRACTLVPGMKEAAEQDWSTEYNDYVLNVKIVSSLDEALMHIRRYGTMHSECIVTENELHARRFLAEVDAAAVYHNASTRFTDGFEFGYGAEIGISTQKLHARGPMGLPALTSSKYLIEGSGQIRQ is encoded by the coding sequence ATGAGTGAAGTCATAGCAAAAGCAAAAATGGCCAAAGAAGCATCGTTTGCGCTCGGCGTACTAAGCACAGAGCAGAAAAACCAAGCGCTGCTTCAAATGGCCGACCACCTGATAACCCGTCAGGCAGAGATCATAGAAGCCAATGCGGAGGATTTGGAGCGCGGACGTCAAACCGGACTAAGCGTTTCATTATTGGATCGTCTGGCGCTGAATGAAAGCCGAATCGAAGCGATGGCGGAGGGCCTGAGACAAATCGTGGAGCTTCCGGACCCCGTAGGCGAAACACTTCAAACTATGACGCGCCCGAACGGCTTGCGCATTCGCCATCTGCGTGTGCCTATCGGACTAATCGGCATCATCTACGAAGCTCGGCCGAATGTGACCGTCGACGCCGCCGGTCTTTGCTTGAAGACGGGCAATGCGGTTGTGCTTCGCGGAGGCTCGGCGGCTCTGTCCAGCAATCGCAAAATTATTGACATTTTGCATGACGCGCTCGATGCCTCGGCAATTCCGAAGGACGCACTGCAGATCGTGGAAGATGCCAGCCGTTCTTCCGTAGATGAAATGCTCAAGCTGAACGGCATCATCGATACGATCATTCCGCGGGGCGGCGCCTCCTTGATTCAGAATGTCGTACAAAACGCAACAGTGCCGGTCATCGAAACCGGAGCCGGCATTTGCCACACTTATCTGGATGCAGAAGCAGAACCTGCCATGGCATCGGACATTGCGTTCAATGCCAAGGTGCAGCGCCCCTCTGTCTGCAACGCAATGGAAACGCTCCTCGTTCATGAAAGCTTTGCTGCAGCGCATTTGCCCGACATTGCTCAGCGGATGAAGGAAGCGAATGTAGAACTGCGCGGCGACAAGCGCGCGTGTACGCTAGTGCCCGGTATGAAGGAAGCGGCAGAACAAGACTGGTCTACGGAATACAACGATTATGTCCTGAACGTGAAGATTGTGAGCAGTTTGGATGAGGCGCTCATGCATATCCGCCGATACGGCACGATGCACTCCGAGTGCATTGTGACAGAAAATGAGCTGCACGCCCGTCGCTTCCTTGCTGAAGTTGACGCCGCCGCAGTATATCATAACGCCTCTACCCGGTTTACCGACGGTTTTGAGTTCGGCTATGGCGCGGAAATCGGCATTAGCACGCAAAAGCTGCATGCTCGCGGACCAATGGGGCTGCCAGCGCTGACATCCAGCAAATATCTGATTGAAGGTTCGGGTCAAATCAGGCAATAA
- a CDS encoding 2,3-diketo-5-methylthiopentyl-1-phosphate enolase: MNRNWKENYCVATYRLHDEKADFEKKAQGIAVGLTVGSWTDLPQAQKAEMEKHLGQVVSVEVHDQPGKERYADIRIAYPDLNFSRDIPALLVTAFGKLSMDGRIKLLDLEVSDRFREGFNGPKFGLDGVRKLLGIPDRPLLMSIFKSVIGHNLPELREQFYQQALGGVDLIKDDEILFENPLTPLEKRVRACMEAAAEAEQKTGQKLLYAVNLTGPTSQLKQQAAKAIEAGANALLFNVLAYGFDVLHELAQDPDISVPIAAHPAVAGALYPSPHYGIAAPLLLGKLMRLAGADLVLFPSPYGSVVMPKEENMAIKEALLQPDEHLKRCFPVPSAGIHPGLVPWILRDFGTEVIVNAGGGVHGHPGGAAAGGRAFRQAIDAVLRGEDLTQAAASQPELAEAIRLWGAKQ, encoded by the coding sequence ATGAACCGCAATTGGAAGGAAAACTACTGTGTGGCGACTTATCGGCTGCATGACGAAAAAGCCGATTTCGAAAAAAAGGCGCAGGGTATCGCCGTCGGCCTTACTGTTGGCAGCTGGACAGATTTGCCGCAGGCGCAAAAAGCGGAGATGGAAAAGCACCTCGGGCAAGTCGTCTCGGTTGAAGTGCACGATCAACCGGGCAAGGAGCGATACGCAGATATCCGCATCGCTTACCCGGACCTTAACTTCAGCCGGGATATTCCGGCACTGCTCGTGACCGCGTTTGGCAAATTGTCCATGGACGGCCGCATTAAATTGCTGGATCTCGAAGTATCTGACCGATTCCGGGAAGGTTTCAACGGGCCAAAATTTGGATTGGACGGCGTCCGCAAGCTGCTTGGCATTCCGGACAGACCGCTGCTTATGAGTATCTTCAAGTCCGTAATCGGCCACAACCTGCCTGAGCTGCGCGAGCAGTTTTATCAACAGGCTCTGGGCGGGGTTGATCTGATCAAGGACGATGAGATTCTGTTCGAGAATCCGCTCACCCCGCTGGAGAAACGGGTGCGCGCCTGTATGGAAGCAGCGGCGGAAGCGGAGCAGAAGACCGGGCAAAAACTGCTCTACGCCGTGAATTTGACCGGCCCGACGAGCCAATTGAAGCAGCAAGCGGCGAAAGCAATCGAAGCAGGAGCAAATGCTCTCTTGTTCAATGTGCTGGCATACGGCTTCGATGTCCTGCATGAACTGGCACAGGATCCGGATATTTCTGTCCCTATCGCCGCACATCCGGCTGTGGCCGGCGCGCTTTACCCTTCCCCGCATTACGGAATCGCTGCCCCTCTCTTGTTGGGCAAGCTGATGCGGCTGGCAGGCGCGGACCTTGTCTTATTTCCTTCGCCATACGGCTCTGTCGTCATGCCGAAGGAGGAAAACATGGCGATTAAGGAGGCTTTGCTTCAGCCGGACGAGCATTTGAAGCGGTGCTTCCCGGTTCCGTCAGCGGGCATTCATCCGGGACTTGTGCCTTGGATCCTCCGCGATTTCGGAACTGAAGTGATTGTAAATGCCGGCGGCGGCGTGCACGGCCATCCCGGCGGCGCTGCTGCTGGCGGACGAGCGTTCCGGCAGGCAATCGATGCCGTGCTTCGGGGCGAGGACTTGACACAAGCAGCCGCAAGCCAGCCTGAATTGGCTGAGGCCATTCGATTGTGGGGGGCCAAGCAATAA